In a single window of the Acidobacteriaceae bacterium genome:
- the pyrE gene encoding orotate phosphoribosyltransferase, with amino-acid sequence MSETIASALLNIGGVRFQPDDPITFKSGIISPVYCDNRKFPFHPREWREVIEGFVELMATAGLNFDVIGGIESAGIPHSAVLGFVTATPSVFIRKAAKEHGTKRRVEGGDVYGKHVLLIEDLVTTGSSSLAGVEALRDEGAIVSDCVAIVSYRFMDAVEQFERAGVQLHTLTSFGEILELARKRELVTDEQAQSVAAWLHDPHGWAATRMQRGETA; translated from the coding sequence TTGAGCGAGACAATCGCTTCAGCGTTGTTGAATATCGGCGGAGTCAGATTCCAGCCGGATGACCCCATCACATTCAAATCGGGCATCATTTCGCCCGTGTACTGCGACAACCGCAAGTTTCCATTCCATCCGCGCGAGTGGCGCGAAGTGATCGAGGGCTTCGTCGAGCTAATGGCCACGGCGGGATTGAACTTCGACGTGATTGGCGGCATTGAGTCGGCCGGAATCCCGCACAGCGCCGTGCTTGGTTTTGTCACGGCGACTCCATCGGTGTTCATCCGCAAGGCGGCAAAAGAGCACGGAACGAAGCGGCGTGTCGAAGGCGGCGATGTGTACGGAAAGCACGTGCTGCTCATCGAGGATCTCGTCACGACCGGAAGCAGCAGCCTTGCTGGTGTGGAGGCGCTGCGCGATGAGGGAGCGATCGTCAGCGACTGCGTTGCCATTGTGAGCTACCGCTTTATGGATGCGGTAGAACAGTTCGAGAGAGCGGGTGTGCAACTGCACACGCTCACCAGCTTTGGCGAGATCCTGGAACTGGCGCGGAAGCGTGAGTTAGTGACCGACGAACAGGCCCAGAGCGTTGCGGCGTGGCTGCACGATCCGCACGGATGGGCCGCAACCCGGATGCAACGTGGAGAGACGGCTTGA
- a CDS encoding type I phosphomannose isomerase catalytic subunit, with protein MMASSNIRAAEGHERQSENSPEVVVLRPWLSERIWGSTELPAFLEQPKPGHPVGEAWLTSVDCAVEGDGTLGEITRKWPQEFSADKPGEFPLLMKLLFPREWLSVQVHPNDAEAQAIGQPRGKNECWYVLSAEPGAKLALGFREELTPEEIERAIHEGTLESKLQYVPVKAGDMVYVEAGTIHAIGPGMVVLETQQYSDTTYRLYDYGRPRELHLKDGLAVTKSRTSSGLVAPVEQEGFTRLIRSPYFIVDRFQTVAGGSNDLGLSGKMQILVALHDGASVRTHDGSRVQLPAGHAVVLPGREGVSYILEGGSKAEVIRASAAVS; from the coding sequence ATGATGGCATCGAGCAACATCCGCGCGGCAGAAGGTCATGAACGGCAAAGCGAAAATTCTCCGGAGGTCGTCGTTTTGCGGCCCTGGCTTTCCGAGCGCATCTGGGGGTCTACGGAGTTACCCGCGTTTTTGGAGCAGCCGAAGCCGGGGCATCCGGTGGGCGAGGCATGGCTGACTTCCGTCGACTGCGCTGTCGAGGGTGACGGCACGCTCGGCGAGATCACTCGGAAATGGCCGCAGGAGTTCAGCGCCGACAAGCCGGGCGAGTTTCCGCTGCTGATGAAGTTGCTCTTTCCGCGCGAGTGGCTTTCGGTGCAGGTGCACCCGAACGACGCTGAGGCGCAGGCCATCGGCCAGCCGCGCGGAAAAAACGAGTGCTGGTACGTGCTCTCCGCTGAACCGGGTGCGAAGCTTGCGCTCGGCTTTCGCGAGGAACTGACGCCGGAGGAGATCGAGCGCGCCATTCACGAGGGCACGCTCGAAAGCAAGCTGCAGTACGTTCCCGTGAAGGCCGGCGACATGGTCTACGTGGAAGCGGGAACCATCCACGCAATCGGACCCGGGATGGTGGTGCTCGAAACCCAGCAATACAGCGACACGACGTATCGACTGTATGACTACGGCCGTCCGCGCGAGTTGCACCTGAAGGACGGGCTCGCTGTCACCAAGTCGCGCACCAGCTCGGGCCTGGTTGCCCCGGTCGAGCAGGAGGGATTCACGCGGCTCATCCGTTCGCCGTATTTCATCGTGGACCGCTTTCAGACGGTTGCCGGCGGCAGCAACGATCTGGGGTTGAGCGGCAAGATGCAAATTTTGGTGGCCTTGCACGACGGCGCCTCGGTGCGGACGCACGACGGAAGCCGTGTGCAGCTTCCTGCCGGCCACGCCGTCGTGCTGCCCGGCCGAGAGGGCGTGAGCTACATCCTCGAAGGCGGCAGCAAGGCCGAGGTCATTCGCGCATCCGCAGCCGTGAGCTGA
- a CDS encoding alpha-amylase family glycosyl hydrolase, protein MLLRFAALLGCCCATLLPAQTPRIDKIDPPNWWVEMPAPMLLVRGEGLSGARFSFSDGALGIQKTVVSDNGHWAQLWLMKAPVRPERVTIRVSRGSEHADAMYEFGARKSPTAGFAGFSSSDVMYLIMTDRFADGDLKNDGPHAEDAASSSAAAAERAKPRGWHGGDYRGIEQHLDYLQQLGVTAVWITPPYENLGAESYHGYHATDMYRVDPHWGSMVDLQALADALHKRHMKLVLDTVPNHVGPLHPWVQDEPTPNWFHGTAAHHIAGETNFEALIDSHAPERDRIGTLDGWFVDSLPDMDTDDATVAKYLRQNAVWWIEETGADALRIDTFPYVDRQFWHEFMAEIAALYPRVTAVGEVSDGNPVINSSFAGGVTRAGVDTGLYTPFDYPEYYAAQDTFVKGAPMKRLADVLGQDSLYPHPDRLVPFLDNHDQKRFAEQIPDASLDRVAFAYLLTMRGTPQLYAGDEIAMKGGSDPDNRRDFPGGFPGASQDAFTQAGRTPEEQTEFSWIGALTKLRRDYAALACGGEQVLAADNDWLVTLRDMQHNPAERCEAKSGAHPHERVIVALHRGTGAAALDVPTAKTWAEGCRLSRPLLGEGRITSSSSPEGFHLSLNGNDVLIAACE, encoded by the coding sequence ATGTTGTTGCGTTTCGCTGCTCTTCTCGGCTGTTGCTGCGCCACTCTGCTCCCCGCGCAAACACCGCGCATTGACAAGATCGATCCGCCGAACTGGTGGGTGGAGATGCCCGCACCGATGCTGCTGGTGCGCGGCGAAGGCCTGAGCGGCGCCAGGTTTTCGTTCAGCGATGGCGCTCTGGGGATTCAGAAGACCGTTGTTTCGGACAATGGGCACTGGGCGCAACTATGGCTGATGAAGGCGCCGGTGCGTCCGGAGAGGGTGACGATTCGTGTCTCGCGCGGCAGCGAACATGCAGACGCGATGTATGAGTTTGGCGCGCGCAAATCACCAACTGCGGGCTTCGCAGGATTCTCTTCGTCGGACGTGATGTATCTCATCATGACGGACCGCTTCGCCGACGGTGACCTGAAGAACGATGGGCCGCACGCGGAAGATGCCGCGTCCAGTTCAGCGGCTGCGGCAGAACGCGCGAAGCCAAGAGGATGGCACGGCGGAGATTATCGGGGTATCGAGCAACATCTCGATTATCTGCAGCAGCTCGGCGTGACGGCCGTTTGGATCACGCCGCCCTACGAAAATCTCGGCGCCGAGAGCTATCACGGCTATCACGCGACCGACATGTATCGCGTGGATCCGCACTGGGGGTCGATGGTGGACCTGCAGGCGTTGGCGGACGCGCTGCACAAGCGTCACATGAAGCTGGTGCTCGACACCGTGCCGAACCATGTCGGACCGCTGCATCCCTGGGTGCAGGATGAGCCGACACCCAACTGGTTCCACGGCACCGCGGCGCACCACATCGCGGGAGAGACTAACTTCGAGGCACTGATCGATTCGCATGCACCGGAGCGCGATCGCATCGGAACGCTGGATGGATGGTTCGTAGACTCACTTCCCGACATGGACACAGACGACGCGACGGTCGCGAAGTATCTTCGCCAGAACGCGGTGTGGTGGATTGAGGAGACGGGCGCCGATGCGCTTCGAATCGATACCTTTCCGTATGTGGATCGACAATTCTGGCACGAGTTCATGGCGGAGATCGCCGCGCTGTACCCACGTGTCACAGCGGTCGGCGAGGTCTCGGATGGCAACCCGGTAATTAACTCGTCATTTGCCGGCGGAGTTACGCGCGCAGGTGTAGACACTGGGCTCTATACACCGTTCGACTATCCGGAGTACTACGCGGCGCAGGATACGTTCGTGAAGGGCGCACCGATGAAGCGTCTCGCGGATGTCCTCGGACAGGACAGCTTGTATCCGCATCCGGACAGGCTCGTGCCGTTCCTCGATAACCATGATCAAAAGCGATTCGCGGAGCAGATTCCGGATGCATCGCTCGATCGCGTGGCGTTCGCCTACCTGCTGACGATGCGGGGAACTCCTCAGTTGTATGCAGGCGACGAGATCGCGATGAAGGGTGGCAGCGATCCCGATAACCGGCGTGACTTTCCGGGAGGATTTCCCGGCGCCTCCCAGGATGCCTTCACTCAGGCCGGGCGCACTCCTGAAGAGCAAACCGAATTCTCGTGGATTGGAGCACTTACGAAACTCCGGCGCGACTACGCTGCGCTGGCCTGCGGCGGCGAACAGGTGCTCGCGGCCGACAATGACTGGCTGGTTACGCTACGCGACATGCAACACAATCCAGCCGAGCGTTGCGAAGCGAAGAGCGGCGCGCATCCACACGAGCGAGTGATTGTCGCGCTCCACCGAGGAACCGGCGCGGCTGCGCTCGATGTACCGACGGCGAAGACATGGGCCGAAGGCTGCCGGCTCTCGCGGCCTCTGCTCGGCGAGGGCCGCATCACAAGCAGCTCCTCACCCGAGGGATTTCATCTGAGCCTGAACGGAAACGACGTTCTTATCGCAGCGTGCGAGTGA